Within the Corynebacterium sp. sy039 genome, the region ATCTGCATTGGACGTGGCAAAGCCAAACCATGATCAGTTTTCATGATGTAGGCAACACCGCCCTTACCTGATTGGGAGTTCACGCGAATCACAGCCTCATAGCTGCGACCAACATCTTTAGGATCAATAGGAAGATAAGGCACCTCCCATTGTTCCTCACGCAATTCTTCCCACTTCACATCGGTATGCGTTGCTCCTGGACGCACTCGGGTTGCCATTGCGTCTAGACCCTTATTCACTGCATCTTGATGCGAACCAGAGAACGCAGTAAATACCAAATCACCACCATAAGGATGACGCTCTGGCACCCGCAACTGGTTGCAGTATTCCACCGTGCGACGAATTTGATCGATATCAGAAAAATCAATCTGAGGATCCACACCTTGGGTGAGCATATTCAGCCCTAAGGTCACCAAACACACATTTCCAGTGCGCTCGCCATTACCGAAAAGACAACCCTCAATGCGATCAGCACCTGCCAGATAACCCAACTCTGCAGTAGCTACACCGGTGCCGCGGTCATTGTGTGGGTGCAAAGACAAGATGATACTGTCTCGTCGGTTAAGATTGCGGTGCATCCATTCAATAGAGTCGGCGTACACATTAGGGGTGATCATCTCGACGGTGGATGGCAAGTTAATAATCATGGGATTTTCTGGAGTAGGATCCATGATCTCTACCACTGCATCACATACTTCTTTGGCATAGGCTACTTCCGTGCCAGTGTATGATTCTGGCGAGTATTCCCAGCGCCAATTGGTTTCTGGGTAGTCCTTGGCGATTTCTTTAATTAACTCCGCTGCGTCGGTAGCTAATTTTTTGATAGCGTCCTTATCTTTGCGGAACACCACTCGACGCTGCAAAATCGACGTAGAGTTATAGAAATGCACAATCACGTTCTTGGCACCTGCGCACGCCTCAAAGGTGCGGCGAATCAAATGCTCACGAGCCTGCACTAGAACCTGAATCGTGACATCATCGGGAATCATATTCTGCTCGATAATCTCACGAACAAAATCAAAATCTGTTTGAGAAGCCGAAGGAAACCCAACTTCAATTTCCTTGTAGCCCATTTTGACCAACAAATTAAACATTCGACGCTTACGCTCTGGGCTCATTGGGTCAATCAATGCCTGATTACCATCGCGCAAATCTACTGCACACCACTGTGGTGCGGTAGTAATTTTTTTATCTGGCCAGGTACGATCCGGCAATACAATATCTTCTACTTCATCAGCAAAGGCTTGATAGCGTTTAACTGGCATAGCAGAATTGCGCTGCTTATTCCATGCAGGTTGTCCAGGGGCACGATCTCCGGCTGGAGTAGTGATATCTGCTGGCGCGGAGATAAAAGAATCAGAAGGGGTCATTGTGATTAGTCCTCAAAAGTTTATAGAAAACCACGACCGGCATACACAAAACCCCGCGACGGGGTGCCAGCCGTGAAAATATCTTAGACCTGTGACCCGCCGCGGCAGCTAAGGAGAAGTAATCCGTAGTACACGCGGGAATACATAAGACACATAGTACACATAATTCTATGCACACGTAATATCAGTAGCAAAGCACAAGCAATGGCATTAGACTACAAACGCTGTATGAGCGCATATTGTGCGGTCACTTTACGAGAGAGAATTTGCTGAGAAAGCACTTTGTTTTAATGAAAAACACATCTATGACATCGAATACGCCCACCACAGACGCAGTTCCGTCATCTTCTTCGCGTTTAGCTACATCGCATACCACACGCTCATGGCCGAGCTATCTGGATAATCTGCGCGCGATGAATAAAACTGTCAGGTATTGGTGTAGCGCTGCCGGATTATTCCTGTTCAGCACCCTCATTCATCTCCTCGTCCTTTCTTGGGTGAATACTGGTCACGCCCGCAGCAGCAATGTTGATCCCACGCCCCTCAAGGATTTATTAAAGATGTGGGATGGTGAACATTATGTTGCACTAGCCCAACTTGGCTATGTAACTCCCCCACAATCAGGAGGCGACGGTTTATCAATAGAGGAAACACGCTTTGCATTCTTTCCAGGTCTGCCTGCACTTATCCGCCTATTGCACTTCTTCGGGCTCGACTATATTCCGGCAGGAGTTATTCTGTCCACTGTATTCGGGATTATCCTTACCGCCGGCATACTATTTTTAGTTGATCATCTTGGTGGTTCCTCTGCCGCACAACTTAGCGCTGCTCTCTTGGTGTTGGGAGCACCTATGTCCCTGACTTTCACCATGGTCTATACCGAAGCACCTTTTATGGCATGCAGCATGTGGGCACTCTATGCGATGTGTCGTCGCCAGTGGTTTTCTGCTTGTCTGTGGGTTTTTGTTTCCTGTTTCTTTAGACTCACCGCCATCGACCTATGGCTGACACTTATACTGGTTATTTTTATCTATGCCCGCACGCAATGGCGCGTATGGGCATGTGCCTGCGCAGCGCTTGCCCCCTTGGTTGTGTTTATTGCTTATGCTTCTGCGCAGACTCGTGACTCTGGTGGTTATTTCGGACTTCAGAACAAAGGCTGGAATTCCCATTTTGATTTTGGAGTTGCCACCTGGAAGTGGCTGCGCGAAACTCTCAGTTCCTCAGAAAACTTCGGATATGTACTGAGCAGTTTGTGCATTATCGCTGCGATTATCACTGTTTTTAGTAGCTTTCGACGCATCCCCTGGCCGCTATGGATCTTTGGCACGGGGATCGTCGCAAATATCGTGCTGTCCGATGGCATCATGCACTCACGACCACGACTACTCCTGCCGGCAATTATCTTATTGCTGCCAGTCACGCTTTACATTGGCAAATACGCCTCTCGACGCAGCCTTATTCTTGCAGGCGCTGCATGGCTGTTATTGGGCAGCTGGCTTGGCGCGCATATGCTCGTTATTTTCGAGTATGCCATCTAAGCCAAGCGGCACGCTACGCCTGTAGAGTGATGCGGACAATAGCCATCAGGCACTTTGTGCAGATATTGCTGATGTTCTTCCTCTGCCAGGTAATATGTGCCTGCCGGGGTATCAGCTAGCACCGCTACTTCTGTCGTAATATCGCCAAAACCAGCCGCAGCCAATTGTGGCGCATACTGACTGATAATTTCTCGAGCACGCTCTGCTTCTTCAGCAGTGTCGGTATACAGAGCTGAACGATATTGAGTACCCACGTCATTACCCTGGCGATACCCCTGGGTTGGGTCGTGAGCTTCAAGGGCGCGTACCACCAAGTCCTCAAAGCTGATACGCGCTGGATCATAGACAACCTCTACTACTTCAGCGTGGTTTGTTTTGCCGGTACAGACTTCCCGATACGTGGGGTTAGGGGTAATACCACCTGCATATCCCACGGATGTGGCTTCTATGCCTTCGATTTCCCAGAGCATTTTTTCCGCGCCCCAAAAGCATCCAATACCGATGAGTAATCGTCGCTGCTCTGCACGCCACGGCCCGGTAATAGGTGTGCCTAATACTGCATGGGGTGCCGGGTCAGTCACAATTGCTTCTCGACGACCAGCCAATGCTTCTTCAGCGCTTACTAATTCTGGTGCTTTTCCATAAATCCATCCCATGTGGCTACTCTACGCCTTATATAACCCTCTCCACATATTTCCTTGCCATGAATGTGAATTAATATCGTTGCCTAACCTAGTCGGCATATCCCTTGATATCCCTTGCCAATTTTTTCGCACCCCCCTACCATTGGAATCATTGTGCATGAGTTACACATGCACAGCCTTAACATACATGAACCTTAGGAAAGGGAAAACCTCATTATGGCTACCTATGAATTGCCTCAGCTTGACTATGCATATGACGCGCTAGAGCCACATATCAGTGCAGAAATTATGGAGCTGCACCACACCAAGCACCACCAGAATTATGTTAATGGTGCAAACGCTGCCCTAGAGAAGCTAGAGCAGGCTCGTAAAGATGGTTCTATCGCTGCCGTTGTTACTGCTTTGTCTAAAGATTTAGCGTTCAACCTGGGCGGACACACTAACCACTCTATTTTCTGGAAGAATCTTTCTCCTCAGGGCGGCGGTGAGCCAACTGGTGAACTCGCTGAAGCTATTGAGCGTGATTTTGGTTCTTTTGCTCAGTTCAAGGATCACTTCAGCGCTGCTGCTTTAGGTTTGCAAGGTTCTGGCTGGGCGGTATTGGGCTATGACCGCATTGCTAACCGCCTCGTTATTGAGCAGATGACTGATCAGCAAGGCAACCTTTCTGTTAATCTCACTCCACTTCTTATGCTCGATATGTGGGAGCACGCTTTCTACCTGCAGTACAAGAATGTTAAGGCAGATTATGTTAAGGCTGTCTGGAATGTATTTAACTGGGAGGATGTTGCAGCTCGTTTCGCAGCGGCAACCGCACAGTAATTTCTAACTTTCTATCACCCCCATCTTCGTACAAAAATGAAGATTGGGGGTTTCTCCTATCTAAGACAACCTGCTTTTAGCAGCACTAAAAAATAAAGCCCCCCCCCCAGGGGTAATGCCGATATGCTGTGTTCTACCAAAATTGACATCGAACATAACAACGAACACCCCGTTCTTCATGTCGGGGGAGGTTTTTACAATTTAAGACATGACAACCACAGACATCATTAACCAAGTCAAAGAGATAATTTCCACAGTCACACCAGAAGAACGACAACACTTGATTGAACAGCTGGAGCAGTTGTTTCACGAGCCAGAGTATGGTGAGATTCTGTCACAATGTCCACGCTGCGAGTGTGATTCCGTTGTGCGCAAAGGCACATCAAAGGGCGGGCAACGCTATTTGTGTAAAGGGTGCCAGCGCACCTTTGGACACTCCACAAACAAAGTTCTCAAAACCTCCAAACTGTCTTTAGAGACATGGAGGAAGTTCGCTGAATGTTTTATCGACGGTGTAAGTGTTCGTCGTAGTGCCGAACGCTGCGGGGTTGCTGTTGCCACTGCTTTCTTTATGCGGCACCGTGTTCTTGAGCTGGTTGAGAAAAATGCTAAAAAAGTTACGGTGAACAGGGGAAACTTAGCTTATATCGATGAAACGTTTTTCCCTATTAACTATAAGGGGGCAGCTGTGCCTGATGGTGTTAAAGCTAAAAAGCGCGGCGGGTTAAGGAAGGGGAAAAGTCAGTCAAGGTTGTTGGTTTGTGTGGTTATGGGCGTGACATCTACGGGAAGTATTTTCCATCAAATTGCTGGATACAGTAGTATTTCTAAAAATACCGCCCGCCTAGCCCTTGGTGACATTGTTACGTCTGGTTGCACTGTTATCACGGACAAAGGTTCAGGCTATGTTTCAGCGCTAGAAGAACTTGGTGCTACCCACAGGGCTTATCATTCTAAAGATGACCGCGGCAAACTTGCGCCAATCAACGCACTGCACTCTAAAACCAAACGGTTTATGAGGCGTTTTAGCAGTGTCGCCTCCAAGAACCTACACCGCTATCTATCATGGATGGAATGGATCGACAACAACACAGAACGTGAAACGCTGGATATTCTACGCCAATCCACATACACAGTTCATCGTTGCTCTATGAATAGTGAGCATATCCCACCAATGGATGATCTAACACGACGAACCATTACAGGCATGATGTAGCACGTAAAACGCCATAAACAAAGCTGGTTAATGTGCAGGAATCCTTGCTGGGATAAATGGTTGTGATACGTGGTAACTACACAACGTTATAGAAGCAATCATAGGTATGCGAAAAAAGGGAATGCCTAAAGCATTGAGTATCAATACAGTGCCTGCGCCAACCCACCGTTGGGGTTTAATGCCCTCCTTTTAGCACCAATCATATTATTAGGTTTCGGCAACTCTTGGGCAGTTGCGGTAATTGTTTCTCGTTCAATCACTGTTCGTGCAGGTGAGGGGGTTTATTGTTAGTCTATGTCAATTTTGGTAGAACACAGCAATGCCGATATCCCTCAAGAACTTCCGATATTATCGGAGGTTATGACGATCAATCACACACTCAATACCCCTCAGGATAGCCACCCGAACGCTGCGCTATCTCTACGTAATCTCACAAAAAATTATTCCGGGCATTTAGCAGTTAATAACCTTTCCCTCGACATCCCCCGCGGCAGTTTCTATGGCATTGTCGGCCCTAATGGAGCTGGCAAAACCACCGCCTTGATGATGGGCACCGGAATGCTCGAACCTTCACAGGGAAATGCGTGGGTATGCGGGCACCCACTGTGGGAAAAGGCTCCGCAAGAAGAAATCCTGGCAGCAAAACAATCCTATGGCCTGCTTGCCGACGGCCTGCCCGTCTTTGACCGACTCAGCGGCAAAGAATACTTAGAATATCTTGGCTATCTGCGTGGACTGGGTACTAAAGAGATTCAGACCCGGTCGGAAGAATTACTCCTCGCCCTTGATCTCCAAGATGCAGGTAAGAAATACATTGTGGATTATTCCGCAGGTATGACCAAAAAGATTTTGCTTGCTGCTGCTCTATTGCACAGCCCTGAGGTATTGATCCTCGACGAGCCACTAGAAGCCGTCGACCCTGTATCAGCGCAAATTATTCGCCAGATTCTTCACCAGTTCGTTTCCGCTGGCGGCACTGTGGTGATTAGCTCTCATGTGATGGAATTGGTGGAAAATATCTGCTCACACGTCGCCATTATTAACAAAGGTACGGTACACGCTGCCGGCACTCTCGACGAAGTCCGCAACGGAATGTCATTGACCGATCGTTTCGTTAATGCAGTTGGTGGCAAGACCCTAGCAGATGGCAGCCTGGGCTGGCTCAACCATGCACAACCAGCAGCAGAACACGAGGAATAATCATGAGTATCACACGCACTTTATTAAAACTGCAGCTTACTCTGTGGTGGCGTTCCGTCTCTACCCAAGCAGTCATGCTGCTGCTTTCCTTGCTTCAAGCAGGATCTCTCATTTTAACCACCCTAGCGTTCGGATTTTTTAGCTACTTCTCCCTTGTAGAAGACAAAAACATAACTGTTTTCATTAGCGTTATGGCACTAGGTACATTGGTATATCTATTTGCAGCTTTCGTGTTACCTACTGGGGAATCCCAACCCGATCTAAGTGTTTTTGCACCACTACCACTGACCGCAAAGCATATTTTTCCTGGCTATACCATTGCGTTATTCCTCCAAACCCGCAGCATTACCGCCACGATTAACACCATCATCATGATGGTCATGGGAGCCTTGGGGTTTTCTCACGTGCACGGTGCTCTAGCAGCCCTACTATGGTGTTTAGGTTGCATAGTGCAATTGGTCATTACGGTTCTCCTTGGCGAAACACTAGCCGCCACTTTGACTACCAGCATTGGCTCTGGCAAGCGTGAAACACTCAACTTGATTTTGGGTGTGGTATTCATCGTCATTATTCTCGGTGGTGCTTTCTTAAGTAATGTCGGGATTAGCACTGGGGCACAGAACGTAATGTCAATGGCTCTTTCCGGAGTTAAGACCATCGGGGAATGGACACCGCTGGCCATCGCCGTTGCCACAGCTGCGCATTTACCGCAAACACCTGTGCTGGGCGTCGCGATGCTAATCCTCACTGTGATTTATGTGGCAGCAATTTTCTACCTATGGAAGGAATACTTACGCCGCGGTTTGACTCAGGTTTTGTCCGAGGGCAAGGACAGCGGTCGTGACGCAAAAAATTCTTCTTTGCTCCTACCTTCGCTACCAGCCACTACCCGCGGTGCACTCTACTCACGATACATTCGGTATCTCGTCCGCGATAAGCGCCTGCTCTACTCCATGCTGGTGTACCCATTGGCTATCATTTTTTATATTGGTGTTGGCCTATCCGCTAGTGATGTTGGGCACTTCGCCTGGATTGGCTGCTATTTTTCCAGCGTATTCGCTTTCCTTATGATCAGTAACACGCTAGGATTCGACGGCCCCTCAAATTGGGTACATATGTCTGCGGGAATACGTGCTCGTGACTTATTACAGACTCGTGCACGAGTGCTTATCGTAATCAACACTATTGCCATCATCGTTTTCACCAGTATCGTTGGCGCCTTCAAGGGCTTTAACGTCGTGTGGGGCATTAACACTTTCATGGCACTGTGCATTATGTTCTTCTCTACCGCACTCGGCTGTTATCTGGCAGTCAAGTTCCCAGAACCAACGAATAAACCAGGCAGCAATCTCTTTAAGGCAAGGCGCAGCAAAAACCTCGCGTCTCTCCTAGGACTCGTGCTCATTATCGCCTTCTCATTACCAGCAATCGCGTTGCTTATCTTCGGCTATAAGTTGGATTCTTCCGCTTTGCTCTGGGCTGGACTAGGCGCAGAACTCATCATCACAATATGCGTATCTTTTTTCGCAATGCGTATGGCAGCCACAGCACTGGATACCTCCTGGCATAGGGTCTTTGCGCGAGTCAAAAACTATAACTGAGCCACCACTTGTTCTACCTGCGATAAGAGCGGTACACCAGGCGCGCCTTGGGCGAGCCAATGGCGTACTGCTCTTGTTGCTTTGCAATCGTCGCCATTGTAGCTCAGTAGCATTTCCTTAGCTTGCTGTGGCGCTACGGCGCTATCCATGCCTATATCCATGCCTATTGCTTGGCGGTAAAGATTCATGCTCTCTTCGCCGTCAACGCCCTGTTCTCGCCATTGAAAACCTGCGATAGGTGCTACTTGTTTGAGCCCTAGCCCATGCGAGCCGGCAAGATATTTTTTCACATAGGCAAACACATCTATCCACTGGCTCGAACTGATAAATTCTTGTATCTCCTGTGGATGTGGCACTCCAGGCACTACGCCATAAAAGCGTTTGGCGCTAAACTTCAGCCAATGATTTTCTCCATGCGCGGAGTAGCAAAAAACCCCAAAACTTTTTCCCGCCGCTTGTGCTTCAGCGCGTTGAGTACATAGCCATTGCCAGAATTGGGCAAAATTATGCCCTTCTGCCTCTGTGCCCACCTGCTCCCATAAGGAGAAACAACGATAGTGGTTGCCGTCGTAAGTTCCCCATAAATAGGCGCCTTGATCTAGATACGCTTCCACATCAATGTCGATTTCTACGTCGAACTGCGCAATACTATTGCGGTCGGTCAAAGTATCTCGTTTTAGCACCTCAATGCCAGTGCGCCACGCATAAGCCAGCACGGAATCTTCACCCTGATCTGCCCTAATGAGCTCCTCGACGGTGTTAATTCCTCGCTTTTGATATTTGCGAGCCAGATCCCCGCTCAGGAATAAGGACAAATCATCAGCCGCTATCAGTTCTGCCTCGCATTGGTGCCAGAACCGACATCCTGCGCATTCTCGTACTCGGTGAGGGCGAGTGGGAGTTGGTATTGCCAGAGCGCGGTCTAGTCCTTGTTGGAAAAAGTCAGTGTTGAGCAAAAACACCAAGGTGGAGTCTTGGCCGATCAGACCACCACGATGGCAGCTCAGCCCCATATCGGTTAAGGCACGGTCTGCCATAGCAAGCCGGAATGAGTCGATGGCATGGTTTTTGAGCCGATAGTGCGCCCATGCGGAATTGCCTAAGCCTAATCGCTTAGTTGCTACTACTTTCACTTTCGACGTCGGGTCAGGGCGCGCAACCCGATGGTGGGAGATAACCACTGGATAGTAGCTTCCATCTTTGCGACGCACCAAGGCAGCTACCTCTACTCGCATTTTTTGCTGATAGGCACTATTAACCTGTGGTTCTAGCGTCTCTAGCACTGCGTGCGTGATGATATGTGCCCCTGCGGCAATGGCTTCGAGCGTGTCAAAGAATCGCAACTGGGCACTTTTTTCTTTATCCAAATCTATCCTGAGAAAATGGCGATTATCGCCTAATTGAGGTTTGAGAGGAAGAAGATCAAACACGCTCTGAGCTGCACTGGCATGACGCTGTTTGCGCTGGATAGCTGCGGTAGTTGCCGCTATATGCGGGTAGCGTTGTTTTTGCACCAAACGATAGCGACACCCTACTAGATTATCGGGGGTCAGAAAGTCATCGGTGCACACAATTTATCTAGCATAACTGCTTACCTCGGTTCCAAGCTAATGAAGACCACAGCATTTATGAATATAATGAATGAGGTATTAGGTACTAGCTACCCGTGGCTATTGCGGTTTTAGCAAAATAACTCAGGAGTTGTGATCTTTTCTATGGGACTACTAAAGAAAGCACGTAAAAAGCGCGCGCAGGCTAAGAAAGAGCTAAAAGTGGCTAAGTCACGTGCACGTCAAGAAGTAAAATCAGCTGCAAAATTAGACCTCAAGCGCGATAAATTGCTTGCTAAACAGGAAAAGCACCTACTCAAAGAAGAGAAAAAAGGGCTAAAAGCAAAGCGTAAGCATGAAAAAGGACTTGCGAAAACTGAGTTAGAAAAACTCAAAGCAGGACAATTCAATAAAGACACTGTGCTGCGCTATTCCGGTGCTGCACGTACCTTAGCACCGTTTATTCTGCCGCTACTCTACCGTGGTGTTGTTGCTGTGCGCGGACAACTCGACGCAAAGCGTGCCCAGCGTTTGGGAATCAGCAGTGAAGAACTAGGGCAATTCTCTGGTCATGGTGCCCCGCTCAAGGCACGTATTCTCAAAATGCGTGATCATGTCAAAACTACTCAGTTAGCTCCTGGCTTTATTCAGGATGTGCACGATCGCCTTGATGAGCTTAGTGCTGCTGTCGATAATGCGGAATATATGACTACCGAACAGCGTAAACGCGCGCACCGCAGTATTGCTGCTGAATTAGATGCGCTCGCTCGTGAGATTCAGCATAAACTCACTAAATAAGCCACTGGCTTACGACCAAGGGTCTAGAGCACGCCTTGTTCACGCGCTGCGGCCACTGCTGAGGTGCGTGAACGCACGCCTAGTTTGTCATAAATATGTACCAGATGGCTCTTTACTGTTGCTTCTGAGAGCAAGAGGAGCCTGCCAATATCGCGGTTCGACGAACCTGAGGCAACCAATTTCAACACTTCTAGCTCACGCGGGGTCAACGAGGTTCGCGGGGCGCGGACTCTGGTCATCAAGCGGTTAGCTACCGTAGGTGAGAGTGTGGAATCGCCTTCAGCGGCAGATCTTACTGCCGCTAGTAGTTCTTCTGGTGGTGCATCTTTGAGTAGGTATCCCAATGCGCCTGCTTCAATTGCCCCCAGAATATCAGCATCGGTGTCATAGTTTGTGACCACCAGCACATGAGGTGGCTTATGCATAGTGCGCTTAATCTCCGCTGTGGCATCCGCCCCCGACGCTAAACGCGTTCCTTCCACACCAGCGCCAAACCGTAGATCCATGAGAATAACATCAATGCCTCCTGCTTGTGCTGCAGAAATAGCTGCTTCTGCCGTTGCGACTTCTCCAATGACCTCGATATCCTCTGCGCTTTCTAATACCGCACGCAGTCCCAAGCGAACTATCTCATGGTCGTCGGCAAGCAAAACTCTAATCATCTGCTGTAGTACCACCTTTCGCACTAGCTATATCATTATTTAGTTTAGCCACTTAGGTCGCAAAAGAATGACTTAGTGACTGTGGCACTGGCAACTTTTACGCCTCCACCGGCAATGCAACCGAAATAGCTGTCCCCTCCCCAGGCGTGGACTCCACCACCAAATTTCCGCCCTGCTCCTGGGCGCGCTGCCGCATGGCAGAAATACCGATATGCCCTAAACCTGCAGGTTGTGCTGCTAATTTTTCCGGATCAAACCCCTGCCCATTATCGACAACATCCAACCGCACTTCATCCTGAGCATAACTGAGAGTCACATGGCATAAACTCGCCTGCGAATGTTTTGCCACATTCCCCAATGCCCCCTGAGCAATCCTGAGCAACGCCGCCTCTGTGCGCATTGGCAATTGCTGTTCTTCTCCCTCCACCTCGATAATGACCTCGGGGCCAACAATATGCTCTGCAGCACGATGCAATGCCCCCTCCAAAGAGGTTTTAGATAATGCAGCAGGTTGCAAAGCTGCAATCATTGCGCGCGCCTCAGAAAGATTATCTGCCGCTGTTCGACGCGCCAATGCCATGCGCTCTAGTGGTGCTTT harbors:
- the leuA gene encoding 2-isopropylmalate synthase; the encoded protein is MTPSDSFISAPADITTPAGDRAPGQPAWNKQRNSAMPVKRYQAFADEVEDIVLPDRTWPDKKITTAPQWCAVDLRDGNQALIDPMSPERKRRMFNLLVKMGYKEIEVGFPSASQTDFDFVREIIEQNMIPDDVTIQVLVQAREHLIRRTFEACAGAKNVIVHFYNSTSILQRRVVFRKDKDAIKKLATDAAELIKEIAKDYPETNWRWEYSPESYTGTEVAYAKEVCDAVVEIMDPTPENPMIINLPSTVEMITPNVYADSIEWMHRNLNRRDSIILSLHPHNDRGTGVATAELGYLAGADRIEGCLFGNGERTGNVCLVTLGLNMLTQGVDPQIDFSDIDQIRRTVEYCNQLRVPERHPYGGDLVFTAFSGSHQDAVNKGLDAMATRVRPGATHTDVKWEELREEQWEVPYLPIDPKDVGRSYEAVIRVNSQSGKGGVAYIMKTDHGLALPRPMQIEFSSIVQEVTDSEGGEVDSKNMWDIFSQAYLDRTSPLEQVSVQVEAARNENDEAHIKAELIYEGKEVVVEGRGNGPVAAYAHALESLGIAVDVQIYEQHARAAGDDAEAAAYILAEVNGSLAWGVGIAGSITYASLKAITSAVNRSLSS
- a CDS encoding glycosyltransferase family 39 protein → MTSNTPTTDAVPSSSSRLATSHTTRSWPSYLDNLRAMNKTVRYWCSAAGLFLFSTLIHLLVLSWVNTGHARSSNVDPTPLKDLLKMWDGEHYVALAQLGYVTPPQSGGDGLSIEETRFAFFPGLPALIRLLHFFGLDYIPAGVILSTVFGIILTAGILFLVDHLGGSSAAQLSAALLVLGAPMSLTFTMVYTEAPFMACSMWALYAMCRRQWFSACLWVFVSCFFRLTAIDLWLTLILVIFIYARTQWRVWACACAALAPLVVFIAYASAQTRDSGGYFGLQNKGWNSHFDFGVATWKWLRETLSSSENFGYVLSSLCIIAAIITVFSSFRRIPWPLWIFGTGIVANIVLSDGIMHSRPRLLLPAIILLLPVTLYIGKYASRRSLILAGAAWLLLGSWLGAHMLVIFEYAI
- the msrA gene encoding peptide-methionine (S)-S-oxide reductase MsrA, giving the protein MGWIYGKAPELVSAEEALAGRREAIVTDPAPHAVLGTPITGPWRAEQRRLLIGIGCFWGAEKMLWEIEGIEATSVGYAGGITPNPTYREVCTGKTNHAEVVEVVYDPARISFEDLVVRALEAHDPTQGYRQGNDVGTQYRSALYTDTAEEAERAREIISQYAPQLAAAGFGDITTEVAVLADTPAGTYYLAEEEHQQYLHKVPDGYCPHHSTGVACRLA
- a CDS encoding superoxide dismutase; the protein is MATYELPQLDYAYDALEPHISAEIMELHHTKHHQNYVNGANAALEKLEQARKDGSIAAVVTALSKDLAFNLGGHTNHSIFWKNLSPQGGGEPTGELAEAIERDFGSFAQFKDHFSAAALGLQGSGWAVLGYDRIANRLVIEQMTDQQGNLSVNLTPLLMLDMWEHAFYLQYKNVKADYVKAVWNVFNWEDVAARFAAATAQ
- a CDS encoding IS1595 family transposase, which translates into the protein MTTTDIINQVKEIISTVTPEERQHLIEQLEQLFHEPEYGEILSQCPRCECDSVVRKGTSKGGQRYLCKGCQRTFGHSTNKVLKTSKLSLETWRKFAECFIDGVSVRRSAERCGVAVATAFFMRHRVLELVEKNAKKVTVNRGNLAYIDETFFPINYKGAAVPDGVKAKKRGGLRKGKSQSRLLVCVVMGVTSTGSIFHQIAGYSSISKNTARLALGDIVTSGCTVITDKGSGYVSALEELGATHRAYHSKDDRGKLAPINALHSKTKRFMRRFSSVASKNLHRYLSWMEWIDNNTERETLDILRQSTYTVHRCSMNSEHIPPMDDLTRRTITGMM
- a CDS encoding ABC transporter ATP-binding protein, which translates into the protein MTINHTLNTPQDSHPNAALSLRNLTKNYSGHLAVNNLSLDIPRGSFYGIVGPNGAGKTTALMMGTGMLEPSQGNAWVCGHPLWEKAPQEEILAAKQSYGLLADGLPVFDRLSGKEYLEYLGYLRGLGTKEIQTRSEELLLALDLQDAGKKYIVDYSAGMTKKILLAAALLHSPEVLILDEPLEAVDPVSAQIIRQILHQFVSAGGTVVISSHVMELVENICSHVAIINKGTVHAAGTLDEVRNGMSLTDRFVNAVGGKTLADGSLGWLNHAQPAAEHEE
- a CDS encoding TM0106 family RecB-like putative nuclease translates to MCTDDFLTPDNLVGCRYRLVQKQRYPHIAATTAAIQRKQRHASAAQSVFDLLPLKPQLGDNRHFLRIDLDKEKSAQLRFFDTLEAIAAGAHIITHAVLETLEPQVNSAYQQKMRVEVAALVRRKDGSYYPVVISHHRVARPDPTSKVKVVATKRLGLGNSAWAHYRLKNHAIDSFRLAMADRALTDMGLSCHRGGLIGQDSTLVFLLNTDFFQQGLDRALAIPTPTRPHRVRECAGCRFWHQCEAELIAADDLSLFLSGDLARKYQKRGINTVEELIRADQGEDSVLAYAWRTGIEVLKRDTLTDRNSIAQFDVEIDIDVEAYLDQGAYLWGTYDGNHYRCFSLWEQVGTEAEGHNFAQFWQWLCTQRAEAQAAGKSFGVFCYSAHGENHWLKFSAKRFYGVVPGVPHPQEIQEFISSSQWIDVFAYVKKYLAGSHGLGLKQVAPIAGFQWREQGVDGEESMNLYRQAIGMDIGMDSAVAPQQAKEMLLSYNGDDCKATRAVRHWLAQGAPGVPLLSQVEQVVAQL
- a CDS encoding DUF6474 family protein; translated protein: MGLLKKARKKRAQAKKELKVAKSRARQEVKSAAKLDLKRDKLLAKQEKHLLKEEKKGLKAKRKHEKGLAKTELEKLKAGQFNKDTVLRYSGAARTLAPFILPLLYRGVVAVRGQLDAKRAQRLGISSEELGQFSGHGAPLKARILKMRDHVKTTQLAPGFIQDVHDRLDELSAAVDNAEYMTTEQRKRAHRSIAAELDALAREIQHKLTK
- a CDS encoding response regulator transcription factor — protein: MIRVLLADDHEIVRLGLRAVLESAEDIEVIGEVATAEAAISAAQAGGIDVILMDLRFGAGVEGTRLASGADATAEIKRTMHKPPHVLVVTNYDTDADILGAIEAGALGYLLKDAPPEELLAAVRSAAEGDSTLSPTVANRLMTRVRAPRTSLTPRELEVLKLVASGSSNRDIGRLLLLSEATVKSHLVHIYDKLGVRSRTSAVAAAREQGVL